In the Arthrobacter sp. Soc17.1.1.1 genome, GCCTCCTGCTGACCCTGCTGATCCTGCTCCACAAGGGACGCGGAGGAGGCATGTCGGACATGTTCGGCGGCGGCATGACCTCGAGCATGGGGTCCTCGGGTGTCGCAGAACGCAACCTCAACCGGTTCACGGTGGCCCTCGGGCTCGCCTGGGGGGTCGTGATCGTGGCCCTCGGCCTGATCCAGCGCTTCGCCGGCGAAGCGTAGGCGCACCCGCCCCGGATCCGACGAAGCCCCCGTTCCCTGCAGGGAACGGGGGCTTCGTGCGTCCGGCGGGTCCGGCCGCTCAGGGGCGGGCTGTCAGCCGACCGGCTCGTCCTCGTGGTCGATGAGGCGGCCGGGCAGTTTCTGGGCGGCGTCCTGGTCGATCAGCCACAGGGTCTTCCTCAGGCCGCGGGCCCCGGCGGCAGGGACCTGGACGTGGCCGGCACCGGCGAGGGCGAGGCCCACCGCGCCGGCCTTGTCGCTACCGCTGACCGACAGCCACACCTCCTGTGCCGTGTTGATCGCCTCGAGGGTCAGCGAGATGCGCTGCGGCGGCGGCTTCGGAGCGTCCGGCACGCCCACCGTCGTCGCCCCCCTGGTGCGGATGCCCGCCAGCTCGGGGAACAGCGACGCGACGTGCGCGTCCGGGCCGACACCGAGGAGGAGCACGTCGAACCGGGGGAGCCGGGCGTCGGCCTGGGCCGCCTCCGGGTCCGCGTCGAGCTCGGCCCGCGCCGCGGCCGCCAGCTGCTCCGCGTAGTCCGCGGCCGCTGCGTCCTCGTCGGGGAACTCGTCCTTGGACCCGAACTCGTGGATCTTCACCGGGTCGACGGCGATCCGGTCGAGGAGCGCCGCCCGCGCCTGGACGGCGTTGCGGTCGGGGTCCTCGGCGCGCAGGAACCGCTCGTCACCCCACCAGAAGTGCACGTTGGCCCAGTCCACGGCGGTGTGCGCGGGTGACTCGACGACGGCCTGCAGGGCGGCCGTGCCGATAGAACCGCCCGTGAGGACGACGGTCGCCGTGCCCCGGTCGCTCTGCACGTCGACGAGGCGTGTGATCAGCCGTGCCGCCACCGCCGCCGCGAGCGAGGCCTGGGAAGGATGGATGCTGACTTTCGGTTCAGCGCTCACTCGTGCGCACACTCCTTAGATTGGTCCGGGCCAGGCCCTCCGTGATCACTTCTCCGAAGACCTCGTCCGGGTCGAGGCGCCTCAGCTCCTCCGCGAGGCAGTCCCGCAGGCCGCGGCGGGGCAGCGAGATGCGCTGCACGGGCTGGTCCGGCTGGTAGAGCTCGGCGACGTCCTTGTGGGGACGGTGCAGCTCGATGTCCCCTCCGCTCCGCGTCAGGCGGACCCGCTTCAGGCCCGTCCCGGCCTGCCCGGCCACGATGGTGACCGGGGCGTCGAGGGCCTTCGTCAGCCACGCCGCGAGCAGCACCGTGCTGGGGGAGTCGGACGCACCCTCGACCGTGACGGCCGTGATGGGCTGGTTCCCCTCGAGCTGGTCGAGGACCGCGGCGAGCTGGATGCGCCAGTTGGTCAGGCGCGTCCAGGCGAGGTCCGTGTCACCGGCCGCGTAGGTGCTGCTGATGTTGAACAGCGCCGCCGTCGGATCGGCCTCGTTGGCGGAATCGGTGATCCTTCGGTGGGCGATGCCTCCGATGGAGGTCTGCGACGCCGCGTCCGGCACGCCGTGCGGCCACCAGGCCACGATCGGGGCATCCGGGAGGAGCAGGGCTGACACGAGCGACTCGTTCTCGTCGGAGAGGTCGCCGTAGCCGCGGAGGACCACGACCTCGGAGGCTCCGGCGTCGCCGCCCACCCGGATCTGCGCGTCGAGCCGCGTCTCGTCGTCGGCCGAGCCCTCGGCCAGGACGATGATGCGGCACGGGTGCTCCCGGCTCGCCTCGTTCGCGGCGTCGATCGCCTCCTCCTCGTAGCCGGACCGGGTGATGACGACGAGCGTCAGCACCCGGCCGAGTGCGACGACGCCGCCACGGTCACGCATGGCCATGAGTTCCTTCGACACCCTCGAGGTGGTGGTGTCGGGCAGGTCCACGATCAAGGTCGCCTCCAGGTGCGTCCGTCGGCGGCGAGCAGGGCGTCCGCCGAGGCGGGCCCCCAGCTACCCGGTACGTAGGGTTCGGGCTGGCCGTCGAGGGACGCCCAGTGCTCCTCGAACGGGTCGAGGATCTTCCAGGACAGCTCCACCTCCTGCTGCCGGGGGAAGAGCGGCGGCTCCCCGAGGAGCACGTCGAGGATGAGCCGCTCGTAGGCCTCGGGGCTGGACTCGGTGAAGGAGTGGCCGTAGCCGAAGTCCATGGTGACGTCGCGGACCTCTGCCTGGGTGCCCGGCACCTTGGAGCCGAACCGGATGGTCACGCCCTCGTCGGGCTGGACCCGGATCACGACGGCGTTCTGGCCGAAGTCCCCGTCGTCGTGCGAGCGGAACAGCAGGTTGGGGGCGCGCTTGAACACGACGGCGATCTCCGTCACGCGCCGCCCCAGACGCTTGCCCGCCCGCAGGTAGAACGGCACGCCGGCCCAGCGTCGCGTGTTGATGTCGAGACGGAGCGCGGCGAAGCTCTCCGTCGTGGAGTCGTCCGGGATGCCGTCCTCGTCGAGGAAGCCGTTGACCCGCTCGCCGCCCTGCCACCCGGCCTCGTACTGTCCGCGTGCCGAGCGCCCCGAGAGGTCGGCGGGCAGGGTGACGGCCGCGAGGACCTTCTCCTTCTCCGTGCGCAGGTGGTCGGCGTCGAACGAGATGGGCTCCTCCATGGCCGTGAGGGCGAGGAGCTGCAGCAGGTGGTTCTGGATGACGTCGCGGGCCGCGCCCACGCCGTCGTAGTACCCGGCCCTGCTGCCGATCCCGATGTCCTCCGCCATGGTGATCTGGACGTGGTCCACGTAGTTGGCGTTCCACAGCGGTTCGAAGAGCTGGTTGGCGAAGCGCAGCGCCAGGATGTTCTGGACCGTCTCCTTGCCGAGGTAGTGGTCGATCCTGAAGACGGCGTCGGCAGGGAAGACCTCCTCGACGATCGCGTTGAGCTCGCGTGCGGACTCGAGGTCGTGCCCGAAGGGCTTCTCGATCACCACGCGGCGCCACTGGCCGTCGTCGGGCTGCGCGAGCCCGTGCTCGGAGAGCTTCTGGCACACCGCCTCGAAGGCCTTGGGCGGGATCGAGAGGTAGAACGCGGCGTTGCCGCGCGTGCCCCTGCTCTGGTCCAACCCGTCGAGGCACTCCTTCAGCTGCTTGAACGCGTCGTCGTCGTCGAAGTTGCCCGTGACGAAGCGGATGCCCGCCGAGAGCTGCTCCCAGACGGTCTCGTTGAACGGCGTCCGTGCGTACTGCGTGACGGATTCGCGGACCTGCTCCACGAACTCGGCGTCGCTCCACTCGCGGCGGCCGAAGCCGACGAGGCCGAAGCTCGGCGGCAGGAGCCCCCGGTTCGCGAGGTCGTAGATGGCGGGCATGAGTTTCTTCCGGGCGAGGTCTCCCGTCACCCCGAACAGGACGAGCGAGGAGGGCCCGGCGATGCGGCTCAGGCGCCGGTCCCGCGGATCCCTCAGGGGGTTGGCGTTGCGCGCCCCGGTGCTGTCGGCCACGGCTCAGCCGTTCCCGTGCGCCGACGGCCCGGCGGCGGGGAGGGAGCCGATGACACCGCGCAGCTGCTCGACGCCGGCCGCGCGGTCCGTGAGGTGGAGTCGGAGCACGGGGCGGCCGTGGTCGGTGAGGACCTGGGCGTCCCCGGTGGCCTGCGCCGAGATCAGCTCACCGAAGGTGAAGGGCAGGCCGGGGATCGCGAGGTCGGTGCTGCCGGCCGCGGTGAGCTGGAGGTACGCCCCGATCGGGGAGCCGCCCTTGTGGTACTGGCCCGTGGAGTGCAGGAAGCGCGGGCCCCACCCGAACGTGACCGGCCGGCCGGTCGCTGCTGCGAGCGGTGAGCGGATCTCCTCGAGGGCCGCCTGGCGGTGGCGGTCGAGATACGCCTGCACCGAGAGGTAGCCGTTGGCCGGGATGGCCGCGAGCAGGGCCTCCAGCGCCTCCGCGACGGTGGCGGACGAGCCGAGCAGGGCAGCGTCGCCGCGCACCTCCACGGCGCCGTCGACGAACGCGGCCGGAGCGGGCTCCGGCCGGGCGTCGAGCAGACCGCGGGCGGCCTTCTTCGCCGCCTCGACGTCGGGCTGGTCGAAGGGGTTGATGCCCAGCAGCCGGCCTGCGACGGCGACGGCGTACTCCCAGACGAACAGCTGGCTGCCCAGCGTGCCGCTGACCGTGACACGCGTCCCGCCCGTCATCTCGTCGCTCGGGGCCTCGTCGAACGGGGCCAGGAGCACGGGCAGGATGTCGTCGGCCACGGCGGCGAGTTCGGGGGCGCCGGTGGAGGCGACGACCGGCAGCAGGCCGGTGCCGAGCTTCCCGGTGGATTCCGCGATGAGCTGTTCGGCCCAGTCCGCGAAGCCCGGGAGGCCGGACCCGGCATCGGCGAAGACGATCTTGTCCCGCAGCGGGGTCGTCCCGCCGAGGACGGCGCCGAGCTGCAGGCCGACGTTGTCGTCGACGTCGTCACCGAGGAACTCGGCGGCGTCCTCGGCGTCGTCGAGGAGCGCCGCGATGTCCGCTCCGGCGAGTCCGGAGGGCACGAGGCCGAAGGCCGTGAGCGCGGAGTAGCGGCCGCCGACCTCGGGGTTCGCGTTGAACACCTTGCGGTAGCCGGCCTTGCGCGACGCCTCGTCGAGGGGGGAGCCCGGATCGGTCACGATGACGATCCGGGAGGCGGCGTCGATGCCGGCGTCGGTGAACGCCTGCTCGAACAGCCGCCGCTGGGAGTCCGTCTCCACCGTGGACCCGGACTTCGAGGAGACCACGATGGCGGTGCGCTGCAGGTCCTCCTCGAGGGCCGCGCGGACCTGCTCCGGGTCGGTGGAGTCGAGCACGACGAGCTCGACGCCGGCCTCCTTTGTGATGACCTCGGGGGCGAGCGACGAGCCGCCCATGCCGCAGAGCACGATTCGGTCCACGCCCTCGGCCTGGAGAT is a window encoding:
- the secG gene encoding preprotein translocase subunit SecG codes for the protein MEILRIILLVLLGITSLLLTLLILLHKGRGGGMSDMFGGGMTSSMGSSGVAERNLNRFTVALGLAWGVVIVALGLIQRFAGEA
- the pgl gene encoding 6-phosphogluconolactonase, which gives rise to MSAEPKVSIHPSQASLAAAVAARLITRLVDVQSDRGTATVVLTGGSIGTAALQAVVESPAHTAVDWANVHFWWGDERFLRAEDPDRNAVQARAALLDRIAVDPVKIHEFGSKDEFPDEDAAAADYAEQLAAAARAELDADPEAAQADARLPRFDVLLLGVGPDAHVASLFPELAGIRTRGATTVGVPDAPKPPPQRISLTLEAINTAQEVWLSVSGSDKAGAVGLALAGAGHVQVPAAGARGLRKTLWLIDQDAAQKLPGRLIDHEDEPVG
- a CDS encoding glucose-6-phosphate dehydrogenase assembly protein OpcA; translated protein: MIVDLPDTTTSRVSKELMAMRDRGGVVALGRVLTLVVITRSGYEEEAIDAANEASREHPCRIIVLAEGSADDETRLDAQIRVGGDAGASEVVVLRGYGDLSDENESLVSALLLPDAPIVAWWPHGVPDAASQTSIGGIAHRRITDSANEADPTAALFNISSTYAAGDTDLAWTRLTNWRIQLAAVLDQLEGNQPITAVTVEGASDSPSTVLLAAWLTKALDAPVTIVAGQAGTGLKRVRLTRSGGDIELHRPHKDVAELYQPDQPVQRISLPRRGLRDCLAEELRRLDPDEVFGEVITEGLARTNLRSVRTSER
- the zwf gene encoding glucose-6-phosphate dehydrogenase codes for the protein MADSTGARNANPLRDPRDRRLSRIAGPSSLVLFGVTGDLARKKLMPAIYDLANRGLLPPSFGLVGFGRREWSDAEFVEQVRESVTQYARTPFNETVWEQLSAGIRFVTGNFDDDDAFKQLKECLDGLDQSRGTRGNAAFYLSIPPKAFEAVCQKLSEHGLAQPDDGQWRRVVIEKPFGHDLESARELNAIVEEVFPADAVFRIDHYLGKETVQNILALRFANQLFEPLWNANYVDHVQITMAEDIGIGSRAGYYDGVGAARDVIQNHLLQLLALTAMEEPISFDADHLRTEKEKVLAAVTLPADLSGRSARGQYEAGWQGGERVNGFLDEDGIPDDSTTESFAALRLDINTRRWAGVPFYLRAGKRLGRRVTEIAVVFKRAPNLLFRSHDDGDFGQNAVVIRVQPDEGVTIRFGSKVPGTQAEVRDVTMDFGYGHSFTESSPEAYERLILDVLLGEPPLFPRQQEVELSWKILDPFEEHWASLDGQPEPYVPGSWGPASADALLAADGRTWRRP
- a CDS encoding glucose-6-phosphate isomerase, which codes for MGSFAITASGDALAAVEAAVPALVHDRVASRLMAKDPTLWGTDAESEASIRLGWIDLFEGSRALVPDIAGLRADLQAEGVDRIVLCGMGGSSLAPEVITKEAGVELVVLDSTDPEQVRAALEEDLQRTAIVVSSKSGSTVETDSQRRLFEQAFTDAGIDAASRIVIVTDPGSPLDEASRKAGYRKVFNANPEVGGRYSALTAFGLVPSGLAGADIAALLDDAEDAAEFLGDDVDDNVGLQLGAVLGGTTPLRDKIVFADAGSGLPGFADWAEQLIAESTGKLGTGLLPVVASTGAPELAAVADDILPVLLAPFDEAPSDEMTGGTRVTVSGTLGSQLFVWEYAVAVAGRLLGINPFDQPDVEAAKKAARGLLDARPEPAPAAFVDGAVEVRGDAALLGSSATVAEALEALLAAIPANGYLSVQAYLDRHRQAALEEIRSPLAAATGRPVTFGWGPRFLHSTGQYHKGGSPIGAYLQLTAAGSTDLAIPGLPFTFGELISAQATGDAQVLTDHGRPVLRLHLTDRAAGVEQLRGVIGSLPAAGPSAHGNG